Proteins from a single region of Symphalangus syndactylus isolate Jambi chromosome 12, NHGRI_mSymSyn1-v2.1_pri, whole genome shotgun sequence:
- the GJA4 gene encoding gap junction alpha-4 protein yields the protein MGDWGFLEKLLDQVQEHSTVVGKIWLTVLFIFRILILGLAGESVWGDEQSDFECNTAQPGCTNVCYDQAFPISHIRYWVLQFLFVSTPTLVYLGHVIYLSRREERLRQKEGELRALPAKDPQVERALAAVERQMAKISVAEDGRLRIRGALMGTYVASVLCKSVLEAGFLYGQWRLYGWTMEPVFVCQRAPCPYLVDCFVSRPTEKTIFIIFMLVVGLISLVLNLLELVHLLCRCLSRGMRARQGQDAPPTQGTSSDPYTDQVFFYLPVGQGPSSPPCPTYNGLSSSEQNWANLTTEERLASSRPPLFLDPPPQNGQKSPSRPSSSASKKQYV from the coding sequence ATGGGTGACTGGGGCTTCCTGGAGAAGCTGCTGGACCAGGTCCAGGAGCACTCGACCGTGGTGGGCAAGATCTGGCTGACAGTGCTCTTCATCTTCCGTATCCTCATCCTGGGCCTGGCCGGCGAGTCAGTGTGGGGTGATGAGCAGTCAGATTTCGAGTGTAACACGGCCCAGCCAGGCTGCACCAACGTCTGCTATGACCAGGCCTTCCCCATCTCCCACATCCGCTACTGGGTGCTGCAGTTCCTCTTCGTCAGCACGCCCACCCTGGTCTACCTGGGCCATGTCATTTACCTGTCTCGGCGAGAAGAGCGGCTGCGGCAGAAGGAGGGGGAGCTGCGGGCACTGCCGGCCAAGGACCCACAGGTGGAGCGGGCACTGGCGGCCGTAGAGCGTCAGATGGCCAAGATCTCGGTGGCGGAAGATGGTCGCCTGCGCATCCGTGGAGCGCTGATGGGCACCTATGTGGCCAGCGTGCTCTGCAAGAGTGTGCTAGAGGCAGGCTTCCTCTATGGCCAGTGGCGCCTGTACGGCTGGACCATGGAGCCCGTGTTTGTGTGCCAGCGAGCACCCTGCCCCTACCTCGTGGACTGCTTTGTCTCTCGCCCCACGGAGAAGaccatcttcatcatcttcatgttgGTGGTTGGACTCATCTCCCTGGTGCTTAACCTGCTGGAGTTGGTGCACCTGCTGTGTCGCTGCCTCAGCCGGGGGATGAGGGCACGGCAGGGCCAAGACGCACCCCCAACTCAGGGCACCTCCTCAGACCCTTACACGGACCAGGTCTTCTTCTACCTCCCCGTGGGCCAGGGGCCCTCAtccccaccatgccccacctacAATGGGCTCTCATCCAGCGAGCAGAACTGGGCCAACCTGACCACAGAGGAGAGGCTGGCTTcttccaggccccctctcttcCTGGACCCACCCCCTCAGAATGGCCAAAAATCCCCCAGTCGTCCCAGCAGCTCTGCTTCTAAGAAGCAGTATGTATAG
- the GJB3 gene encoding gap junction beta-3 protein, whose translation MDWKTLQALLSGVNKYSTAFGRIWLSVVFVFRVLVYVVAAERVWGDEQKDFDCNTKQPGCTNVCYDNYFPISNIRLWALQLIFVTCPSLLVILHVAYREERERRHRQKHGDQCAKLYDNAGKKHGGLWWTYLFSLIFKLIIELLFLYLLHTLWHGFNMPRLVQCANVAPCPNIVDCYIARPTEKKIFTYFMVGASAVCIVLTICELCYLICHRVLRGLHKDKPRGGRSPSSSTSRASTCRCHHKLVEAGELDPDSGSNKLQASAPNLTPI comes from the coding sequence ATGGACTGGAAGACACTCCAGGCCCTACTGAGTGGTGTGAACAAGTACTCCACAGCGTTCGGGCGCATTTGGCTGTCAGTGGTGTTCGTCTTCCGGGTGCTGGTGTACGTGGTGGCTGCAGAGCGCGTGTGGGGGGATGAGCAGAAGGACTTTGACTGCAACACCAAGCAGCCCGGCTGCACCAACGTCTGCTACGACAACTACTTCCCCATCTCCAACATCCGCCTCTGGGCCCTGCAGCTCATCTTCGTCACATGCCCCTCGCTGCTGGTCATCCTGCATGTGGCCTACCGCGAGGAGCGGGAGCGCCGGCACCGCCAGAAGCACGGGGACCAGTGCGCCAAGCTATATGACAACGCAGGCAAGAAGCACGGAGGCCTGTGGTGGACCTACCTGTTCAGCCTCATCTTCAAGCTCATCATTGAGCTCCTCTTCCTCTATCTGCTGCACACTCTCTGGCATGGCTTCAACATGCCACGTCTGGTGCAGTGCGCCAACGTGGCCCCCTGCCCCAACATCGTAGACTGCTACATCGCCCGACCCACCGAGAAGAAAATCTTCACCTACTTCATGGTGGGCGCCTCCGCCGTCTGCATCGTACTCACCATCTGCGAGCTCTGCTACCTCATCTGCCACAGGGTCCTGCGAGGCCTGCACAAGGACAAGCCTCGAGGGGGCCGCAGCCCCTCGTCCTCCACCAGCCGAGCTTCCACCTGCCGCTGCCACCACAAGCTGGTGGAGGCTGGGGAGCTGGATCCAGACTCAGGCAGTAACAAGCTGCAGGCTTCAGCACCCAACCTGACCCCCATCTGA